The following proteins come from a genomic window of Nostoc sp. TCL26-01:
- a CDS encoding bifunctional UDP-sugar hydrolase/5'-nucleotidase, which translates to MLATVTLATPVLAEVVKINLLQLNDIYEITPVEGGTRGGLARVATIRQQLSKANPRTYTILAGDFFSPSALGTAKINGIPLAGQQMVSVMNALGLNYATFGNHEFDLPENLFYQRLQESRFRWVSSNVSDSQGQPFKSVPRNIIFNVKGDRGTVVKIGLIGVTLDSNKPKYVSYTDPITTVQQQVQALQGKVDIIVAISHLTIADDHRLAETVPEIDIILGGHEHENIQQWRGRDFTPIFKADANARTVYVHQLSYDTTKRQLQINSRLIPVTDKIPEEPKTATIVKEWLERGYQAFRANGFEPNQEITKISFSLDGLESSVRNKSTKLTDLIATAMLEEVPEADLAVFNGGSIRVDDVIPPGPITQYDVIRILPFGGKVVAVEINGALLKRVLDQGQVNRGSGGYLQTAKVSLEANSGNWLINNQPLDPQKTYKVATSDFLVSGKEKGLDFLNLQQSGIKLIAEKRDIRFAVIDELKKPASTKGLKLPSSSLPPDPVRLPCIHKSDVK; encoded by the coding sequence GTGCTAGCTACGGTCACTTTAGCCACTCCTGTCCTAGCAGAAGTTGTCAAAATTAATTTGCTGCAACTCAACGATATCTACGAAATTACCCCAGTCGAGGGCGGGACTCGTGGCGGTTTGGCTCGTGTGGCTACCATTAGACAACAACTTTCCAAAGCCAATCCCCGCACATACACTATCTTAGCTGGTGACTTTTTTAGTCCCTCAGCTTTAGGTACTGCCAAAATTAATGGTATACCCTTGGCTGGTCAACAAATGGTGTCTGTGATGAATGCCTTGGGGTTGAACTATGCCACCTTTGGGAATCATGAGTTTGACTTGCCAGAAAACTTGTTTTATCAGAGATTGCAAGAATCTCGTTTTCGCTGGGTTTCCAGTAATGTATCGGATAGTCAAGGGCAACCATTCAAAAGTGTTCCCCGAAACATTATATTTAATGTCAAAGGCGATCGCGGTACTGTAGTCAAAATTGGCTTAATTGGCGTGACCTTGGATAGTAATAAACCTAAATATGTCAGTTACACTGACCCCATCACCACAGTCCAACAGCAGGTGCAAGCATTGCAGGGCAAGGTGGATATCATCGTAGCTATTTCTCATCTGACAATTGCCGATGATCACAGATTAGCCGAAACTGTCCCCGAAATTGATATCATTCTCGGAGGTCACGAACATGAAAATATCCAACAATGGCGGGGCCGAGACTTTACACCCATTTTTAAAGCAGATGCCAATGCGCGTACAGTATACGTCCATCAATTAAGCTACGACACAACAAAGCGTCAGTTGCAAATTAATTCTCGTCTTATACCCGTCACCGATAAAATCCCCGAAGAACCAAAAACAGCAACCATAGTTAAGGAATGGTTAGAACGAGGATATCAAGCATTTCGTGCCAATGGTTTTGAACCCAACCAAGAAATTACCAAAATTTCCTTCTCCCTAGATGGTTTAGAATCTAGTGTCCGCAACAAATCAACCAAACTGACTGATTTAATTGCGACAGCTATGTTAGAGGAAGTACCAGAAGCGGATTTAGCTGTATTTAATGGTGGTTCTATTCGCGTCGATGATGTAATTCCACCAGGGCCAATTACTCAGTATGATGTGATTCGGATTCTGCCCTTTGGTGGTAAAGTTGTGGCAGTAGAAATCAATGGCGCATTGTTAAAACGAGTATTAGACCAAGGTCAAGTTAATCGGGGTAGTGGTGGCTATCTGCAAACAGCCAAAGTTAGTTTAGAAGCAAATTCCGGCAATTGGTTAATTAACAACCAACCTCTCGACCCACAAAAAACTTACAAAGTGGCTACTAGTGATTTCTTAGTTAGTGGTAAAGAGAAAGGATTAGACTTTTTAAATCTACAACAATCAGGTATCAAATTAATTGCCGAAAAGCGAGATATTCGTTTTGCTGTAATTGACGAGCTAAAAAAACCAGCATCTACTAAAGGTTTGAAACTACCCTCGTCTTCCCTCCCTCCTGATCCTGTGAGGCTACCGTGTATACACAAGTCGGATGTAAAGTAG
- a CDS encoding antibiotic biosynthesis monooxygenase, with protein sequence MEQNEQSVTVVISQLVKPGCEQAYEAWVKDIVSMSRTYTGHMGTNVIRPQSGIRSEYVIIFRFDHYENLKVWMESGDRQHLLNQGKHLVESDPHVQQISGLEAWFSLPGKPLKTPPRYKTALLTWAVVFVLINLLGTLLRPLLSSLSPLLASVITSGIMVVLLTYVVMPRVSRLFSRWLYGK encoded by the coding sequence ATGGAACAAAACGAGCAATCCGTCACGGTAGTGATTTCACAGCTTGTTAAACCCGGCTGTGAACAAGCTTACGAAGCTTGGGTCAAAGATATTGTGAGTATGTCCAGGACTTATACAGGTCATATGGGGACAAATGTGATTCGTCCTCAATCTGGTATCCGCAGCGAATATGTAATTATCTTCCGATTTGACCACTATGAAAATTTAAAAGTCTGGATGGAATCAGGCGATCGTCAACACTTGCTTAATCAGGGTAAACACTTAGTAGAATCTGACCCCCATGTCCAGCAAATTAGCGGCTTAGAAGCTTGGTTTTCCCTTCCTGGTAAACCTTTAAAAACACCACCCCGCTATAAAACTGCCTTACTAACCTGGGCAGTAGTGTTTGTCTTAATTAATCTTCTCGGTACTCTTCTGCGACCCCTACTTAGTAGCTTATCACCATTACTTGCATCTGTGATTACCTCTGGGATTATGGTCGTACTTTTAACCTATGTTGTGATGCCCAGAGTCAGCCGTTTATTTAGTCGGTGGCTATATGGGAAATAG
- a CDS encoding SMP-30/gluconolactonase/LRE family protein: MEVTVGLPPIYADAPVDLASAQVIASFPVNTFLENLAIAPDGTIFITNHEVGQIVRIDPDGSQQIHASVAGKVSGIAFTSNGGLVVPGWNTDSVAVVFQIAPDGSVETLLTLPDAIFLNGMTPISENRYLIADSYRGAIWLLDIAQRSASIWLEHPLLARRTSDSNIPAANGIKHFQGNIYVSNTDKMLLLRIPVDTLGQSGEPEIFVEHTNIDDFAFDVEGNLYGATHIYNSVIRITPDGKTTVIAQAEQNVIGSTAIAFGQQESDGLHSVGGDRTSIYVVTNGGMFLPPPTGVVPATVVKLSVGKQGYPITAI; this comes from the coding sequence ATGGAAGTTACAGTCGGTTTACCCCCTATTTACGCAGATGCGCCAGTTGATCTGGCATCTGCCCAAGTTATTGCTTCATTTCCAGTTAACACTTTTTTAGAGAATCTAGCGATCGCTCCCGATGGCACTATTTTTATCACCAATCATGAAGTCGGGCAAATCGTGCGGATTGATCCTGATGGTAGCCAGCAAATTCATGCCAGTGTTGCTGGTAAAGTCAGTGGTATAGCCTTCACAAGCAACGGGGGACTAGTAGTGCCTGGGTGGAATACTGACTCGGTAGCTGTAGTATTTCAGATCGCCCCTGATGGTTCAGTAGAAACCTTATTAACCTTGCCAGATGCAATATTTCTCAACGGTATGACACCCATATCAGAAAATCGCTATTTAATTGCTGACTCTTATCGCGGGGCAATCTGGCTACTTGATATCGCTCAACGGAGTGCTTCAATTTGGCTAGAACATCCTCTGCTGGCTCGGAGAACCTCAGACAGCAACATTCCTGCGGCTAATGGGATTAAGCATTTTCAAGGGAACATTTACGTTTCCAACACTGATAAAATGCTGCTGTTGCGAATTCCTGTAGATACACTCGGTCAATCCGGTGAGCCAGAAATCTTTGTGGAACACACTAATATCGATGATTTTGCCTTCGATGTGGAGGGAAATCTGTACGGTGCTACTCACATATATAACAGTGTAATACGTATTACCCCTGATGGCAAGACAACTGTTATTGCTCAAGCCGAGCAAAATGTCATTGGCAGTACGGCGATCGCTTTCGGTCAGCAAGAGAGCGATGGACTACACTCCGTTGGAGGCGATCGCACTAGTATTTATGTAGTAACAAATGGGGGGATGTTTTTGCCCCCACCTACAGGTGTAGTTCCCGCAACAGTTGTCAAATTGAGTGTGGGGAAACAGGGATATCCCATAACAGCGATCTAA